One Halobacterium wangiae genomic window, CCCTTGTACTTCTCGCGGGAGAGGAGGCCGCGCTCGGTGAGTTTCTCGACCATGCTGGTCACCGTCGGCGGCGTCACGTCGAGGTGGTCGGCGATGGCGGAGGTGCGAACGGGCGGTCCCTGGTCGCGCTGGAGCGTGTAGATCGCCTTCAGGTAGTCCTCCATCACGTCCGAGAGCATCTTCGTACCTCGTGTTTGAGGCGTCTAATCCTTAGGTTTGGCGGGTGACGGGTCCTCGGTAGCGTCCGCCCGACGCACCAGGAACGTCCCGACGACCACGCCGACGGCGATGGTGCCTGCGCGGAGCGCCGCCTCGTCGATGGGGTCACCGAACCCGACTGTCCCCACGGCGAAGGCCGTGACGAGCGCGACGGCTCCCGCTGCGAGTGCGAACGCGAGCGGCGTAGACAGGTCGAACCTCGTCATCGACGGAGCGTCTCGCGGAGTCGAGATAAAACCGGGTCCCGTCTCTCGCTGGTCGCGAACTCAGATGCCCTTGCTCATCAGGTGCGAGCGGACGACGTCGGCGTCCTTGTTACCGGTGCCGGTGTTCATGATGACGACGGTGTCGTCGGGGCCGAACGCGCCGTCGTCGGCGAGCGCAGACGCGCCGGAGGCGGCCGCCGCGCAGGTCGCGCCCATCTCGAGGCCCTCGTGCTGGGCGACGAGCACTGCGGCGTCCAGGATCGCGCTGTCGCTGGTCGCCACGGCGCCACCGTCGCTCTCGCGGAGCGCGTCCAGGATCCACGGGCTTGCACCCGGGTCCGGAATCTCGATGCCGCCACAGATGGTGTCGGGGGTGTCCCACGGCTCGTGGACGTCGCGGCCCTCCTGGAACGCCCGGACGACGGGCGCACAGCCCTCGGCCTGCGCGGCGTACATCGCGGGCAGGTTGTCGGTCAGACCGAGGTCGCGGAACTCCTCGGCGGCCTTGTGCATGCCGACGAGGCCGACGCCGCCGCCGGTCGGGTAGACGACGTGGTCGGGGACCTCCCAGTCCAGTTGCTCGACGACCTCGTACAGCATCGTCTTCTTCCCCTCGTGGCGGTACGGCGTGACGAACGTCTTCACGGAGTACCAGTCGTCGTTGTCGTCCATCGCGTCGGCGTACGCCGCGCCCGCGTCGCCGATGCGCCCCTCGACGATGGTCATGTCGCCGCCGTGGACGTTCACCATCGCCTTGTTCGTGAACCCCGCCCGCGAGGGGAGGAACACGTGGGAGTCGATGCCCGCGCGTCCGGCGTAGGCGGCGGCCGACTGCCCCGCGTTCCCCGCCGAAGCGAGCGCCACGTCGCTGGCGCCGTGCTGGGCGGCCGCCGTCATCGCGACCGTCTGCCCGCGGTCCTTGAACGTCCCCGTGGGGTTCCGGCCCTCGTCCTTGATTAGTACGCGCCCGACGCCCATCTCGTCGGCGAGTTTTGGGCAGTCGACGAGTGCCGTCGCGCCCTCGTCCATCGAGACGGCGGACTCGCGGGTGAACGGGAGCAGTTCCTCGTAGCGCCACATCGAGTCGAAGCGCCGCGACTCGAAGTCCTCCCGAGTGACGTCGATCGCGGCGTAGTCGTAC contains:
- a CDS encoding threonine synthase, which codes for METTPAFEGLTCVDCEETFDPETATHRCPDCGGILDPTYDYAAIDVTREDFESRRFDSMWRYEELLPFTRESAVSMDEGATALVDCPKLADEMGVGRVLIKDEGRNPTGTFKDRGQTVAMTAAAQHGASDVALASAGNAGQSAAAYAGRAGIDSHVFLPSRAGFTNKAMVNVHGGDMTIVEGRIGDAGAAYADAMDDNDDWYSVKTFVTPYRHEGKKTMLYEVVEQLDWEVPDHVVYPTGGGVGLVGMHKAAEEFRDLGLTDNLPAMYAAQAEGCAPVVRAFQEGRDVHEPWDTPDTICGGIEIPDPGASPWILDALRESDGGAVATSDSAILDAAVLVAQHEGLEMGATCAAAASGASALADDGAFGPDDTVVIMNTGTGNKDADVVRSHLMSKGI